One window of Microcoleus vaginatus PCC 9802 genomic DNA carries:
- a CDS encoding PAS domain S-box protein, protein MVLPSDTDNLNDSDGELIYAPAAIQPHGILLVLKSPELKILQVSNNIFEDIGIYPEELLGKFLQEFVETEEIEAIEKALFEDCHQSNGIRLSFKSQNRQSFFQGTLHQSSSAVILELESAVSPKPSDSFNFYHLVQEPIDKIHRTPNLQVLCQTAVEEVRRMIGFDRAIVYQFDATGAGEVVAEDKVKSLAPLLGLHYPAGDIPPQARNLFTMSLIRFIPDINCKPVELIPHCNPLTGRPLDLGFSLLRAVSPCHVQYLKNMNIGASMTLTLIKDKKLWGLIACHHQTRKYVSYETRKACELLAKFVNLELSYKQDSENWEYTLYLKENCHKFVTKISQSHWFIEGLLKSPDELLTLVGATGGVVCANENLTTIGKTPELVEIESLIAWIKTQKNNDIFHTDSLSKLYPPSEKFKEVASGLLVLAMSEMQNYYILWFRPETIQTVNWAGQPDGEIEVKPDGNRPLSPRNSFDLWQETVRLKSLPWQRCEIEIARELRVAITSMELRKTNQQLSLALSATKIGFWDWDVQKNRLVWSREHEELFGLTPGTFAGTYQSFATCIHPEDLKSIENAINQAIAQRGDFCHETRVVWPDGSIHWMEGKGKFFYNEAGHAVRMVGTVREITDRKARELQLRLLESVVTTTNDAVLITEAEPIHEPGPRILYVNPAFTRMTGYTLEEVVGKTPRILQGQKTDRASLHRIRTALETWQPVRVDSINYRKDGTEFWVEMSIVPIADENGEFTHWVSVHRDISDRKLAEAALQQLNERLEMRVLQRTRELESSQAELRESEALFRSLSESSPVGIFKIDSEGKCTYTNPRCQAIGGFTPTAALGNGWMRFVHREDIKLILSKWSESQSLDGEFSCEFRHIQRDGTIRFCRLKTAPIFSDRSQLIGHVGTVTDITESRAIEKMKNEFISIVSHELRTPLASIRGSLGLLAAGVLKNKPETAKQMLEIASSDTERLVRLVNDILDLERLDSSQVILVKQWCEAQVLMRKSAEAVLSLAAESNIDLSIMPETAQIWADPDRIVQLLVNLLSNAIKFSAPGSTVTVRVEDLGDRVLFEVKDRGRGIPADKLETIFGRFQQVDASDSRQKGGTGLGLAICRSIVQQHGGRIWAESVVSEGSSFYFTMPAPLEGEGGKSLEV, encoded by the coding sequence ATGGTATTGCCCTCCGACACAGACAATCTCAATGACAGCGACGGCGAACTAATTTACGCCCCGGCTGCCATCCAACCTCATGGCATCCTTTTAGTGCTGAAATCTCCTGAGTTGAAAATTTTGCAAGTTAGTAACAATATTTTTGAGGATATCGGCATTTATCCCGAAGAACTTTTGGGCAAATTTTTACAGGAATTTGTCGAAACTGAGGAAATTGAGGCTATAGAAAAAGCTTTATTTGAAGACTGCCATCAATCTAACGGTATCAGATTATCATTCAAAAGTCAAAACCGCCAGTCTTTTTTTCAGGGGACCCTGCATCAATCTAGTTCAGCAGTAATTCTTGAACTCGAGTCGGCTGTTTCCCCAAAACCTAGCGATTCTTTCAATTTTTATCATTTAGTCCAAGAGCCGATAGACAAAATCCACAGAACACCAAACCTGCAAGTGCTGTGTCAGACAGCAGTTGAAGAAGTGCGGAGGATGATTGGTTTCGATCGAGCGATCGTCTATCAATTTGATGCCACAGGTGCGGGAGAAGTTGTCGCCGAAGACAAAGTAAAAAGTTTGGCTCCTTTATTGGGACTGCACTATCCGGCTGGCGATATTCCCCCCCAGGCAAGAAACCTGTTCACCATGAGTTTAATTCGGTTTATTCCCGATATTAACTGTAAGCCTGTAGAACTCATTCCTCACTGCAATCCGCTGACCGGTCGCCCCTTGGATCTAGGCTTCTCTTTGTTGAGAGCAGTTTCCCCTTGCCATGTTCAATACCTCAAAAACATGAACATTGGTGCTAGCATGACCTTGACATTAATCAAAGATAAAAAACTCTGGGGATTGATCGCGTGTCACCACCAAACACGAAAGTATGTCAGCTACGAAACAAGAAAGGCTTGCGAACTGCTAGCCAAGTTTGTGAATCTAGAACTCAGCTACAAACAAGATAGCGAAAATTGGGAATATACACTTTATTTAAAAGAAAATTGCCATAAATTTGTCACCAAAATTTCTCAATCACACTGGTTTATAGAAGGTTTACTTAAATCCCCAGATGAATTGCTGACCCTAGTGGGCGCTACCGGTGGAGTTGTGTGTGCCAATGAAAATTTAACAACCATCGGCAAAACCCCGGAATTGGTAGAAATCGAAAGCTTAATTGCTTGGATAAAAACTCAAAAAAATAATGATATTTTTCATACAGATTCTCTATCAAAACTGTATCCGCCATCTGAGAAGTTTAAAGAAGTTGCTAGCGGTTTGCTGGTACTGGCCATGTCCGAGATGCAAAATTATTACATTTTGTGGTTCCGTCCAGAAACAATTCAAACTGTCAACTGGGCCGGTCAACCAGACGGGGAAATTGAAGTTAAACCGGATGGCAACCGGCCGCTGTCTCCTCGCAACTCCTTTGACTTGTGGCAAGAAACTGTGAGGTTAAAATCTTTGCCTTGGCAGCGGTGCGAAATCGAAATAGCCCGAGAACTTCGAGTTGCTATTACTAGCATGGAGTTGCGGAAAACCAATCAGCAGCTTAGCTTAGCTTTGTCGGCTACCAAAATTGGATTTTGGGACTGGGACGTGCAGAAAAATCGCCTAGTTTGGTCGAGGGAACACGAAGAGTTGTTTGGGTTGACCCCGGGCACTTTTGCCGGAACTTATCAAAGTTTTGCAACTTGCATTCACCCAGAAGATTTAAAAAGTATAGAGAATGCTATAAATCAGGCGATCGCCCAGCGAGGAGATTTCTGTCACGAAACCCGCGTGGTTTGGCCCGACGGCAGCATTCACTGGATGGAGGGGAAAGGTAAGTTTTTTTACAATGAAGCCGGCCATGCAGTGCGGATGGTGGGGACAGTTAGAGAAATTACCGATCGCAAAGCTAGAGAATTACAGTTGCGCCTGTTGGAATCAGTAGTCACCACCACTAACGATGCCGTATTAATTACCGAAGCTGAACCGATTCACGAACCGGGCCCGCGAATTCTTTATGTCAACCCAGCTTTCACGCGGATGACCGGCTATACGCTAGAAGAAGTTGTGGGCAAAACGCCCCGCATCTTGCAAGGACAAAAAACAGACCGCGCCAGTCTCCATCGAATTCGGACAGCTTTGGAAACCTGGCAGCCGGTGCGGGTTGACTCGATCAATTACCGCAAAGACGGGACGGAATTTTGGGTAGAAATGAGCATTGTGCCCATAGCGGACGAAAATGGTGAGTTTACCCACTGGGTATCAGTGCACCGCGATATTAGCGATCGCAAACTTGCTGAAGCCGCCCTCCAACAGCTCAACGAACGGTTAGAAATGCGAGTTTTGCAGCGAACCAGAGAACTAGAAAGCTCTCAAGCAGAACTCCGGGAAAGCGAAGCTTTATTTCGCTCTCTGAGCGAGAGTTCCCCCGTGGGCATTTTCAAAATCGATAGTGAGGGGAAATGTACCTATACAAATCCTCGCTGTCAAGCAATTGGTGGCTTCACACCGACAGCAGCTTTAGGAAACGGCTGGATGCGGTTTGTTCACCGCGAAGACATCAAACTAATTCTGTCTAAGTGGTCGGAATCACAATCGCTAGATGGGGAATTTTCCTGCGAATTCCGCCACATCCAGCGAGACGGAACCATCCGGTTTTGTCGGCTTAAAACAGCTCCGATTTTTTCCGACAGATCTCAACTGATTGGTCACGTCGGCACAGTCACAGATATCACAGAAAGTCGGGCAATTGAAAAAATGAAAAATGAGTTTATTTCGATTGTCAGCCACGAACTGCGAACGCCGCTTGCCTCCATTCGCGGTTCTTTAGGTTTGCTGGCGGCTGGGGTACTGAAAAATAAACCGGAAACTGCCAAACAGATGTTAGAAATCGCTTCGAGCGATACCGAACGGTTAGTGCGTTTGGTCAACGATATTCTAGACTTAGAACGGCTCGATTCGAGCCAAGTTATCCTCGTCAAGCAGTGGTGCGAGGCCCAGGTTTTGATGCGGAAGTCTGCAGAAGCTGTACTTTCTTTGGCTGCCGAAAGTAACATTGATTTGTCGATTATGCCCGAAACAGCCCAAATTTGGGCTGACCCCGACAGGATCGTTCAACTGTTGGTAAATTTGTTGAGCAATGCGATTAAATTCTCGGCTCCAGGGAGTACAGTAACTGTCAGGGTTGAAGATTTGGGCGATCGGGTTTTATTTGAAGTCAAAGATAGAGGGCGGGGGATTCCTGCGGATAAACTAGAAACAATCTTTGGACGGTTTCAACAGGTCGATGCTTCTGACTCCCGCCAAAAAGGAGGTACTGGTTTGGGTTTGGCTATCTGTCGCAGCATAGTACAGCAACACGGCGGCAGAATTTGGGCCGAAAGTGTTGTCTCAGAAGGAAGCAGTTTCTATTTCACAATGCCCGCACCGTTGGAAGGCGAAGGGGGAAAAAGTTTGGAGGTTTGA
- a CDS encoding two-component system response regulator CreB has protein sequence MKILLVEDDTVTVSLLTQALNSHNYNVNAAADGETALHLVQAYDYDLIVLDVLIPKLDGISLCRKLRSSGCQMPILLLTALDSSNDRVQGLEAGADDYVVKPFNLEELIARIRALLRRGKTTLSSTNLTWEKLQVNPDTTEVTYAEKVLHLTPKEYNLLELFLRNPRRIFSRSAILDRIWSAGEFPQEEAVTAHIKGLRQKLKAAGMTVDLVETVYGLGYRLKSLPEEIESQQVGQETAETAKTQETLSTESSGSSQELNKDERRLKVLNAIAQMRGNLKANFIEKVAIFDRAIAQLKNGSLEGEVREEAQAQAHKLVGSLGTLGLPKGSEFARQIEHLFKAENILKPGTAQQIEGFLHKLKQIFDHPSPEPEGDLVPAVSQKRRMLIVDDDTFGSDQLKTLASGSGFQIEVANSPQAARNAISQQPPDAILLDLTFSRSQENGLSLLAELRSEKPEIPVMVFSGHNQLSDRIEVARLGASGFLHKSMPPADILKAVAQLIDQTGPAEAKVMVVDDDVHLLAALQVILQPWGFQVTTLDDPEKFWEVLETTCPDLLILDVEMPGYSGIELCLAVRNDLRWSKLPVLFLTAHSESETVRQMFVAGADDYVNKPIVKPELIARLLNRLERTQLRNRLAQAQR, from the coding sequence ATGAAAATCCTGCTGGTAGAAGATGACACAGTTACAGTCAGTTTGCTGACTCAAGCGCTGAACTCTCACAATTACAATGTGAATGCGGCCGCAGACGGTGAAACAGCGTTGCATTTGGTGCAGGCATACGATTACGACCTGATTGTTTTGGATGTGCTGATTCCTAAACTCGACGGCATTAGTTTGTGTCGAAAATTGCGATCGTCCGGCTGCCAAATGCCGATTTTACTGCTGACAGCGCTAGATAGCAGCAACGATCGAGTGCAAGGTTTAGAGGCGGGTGCAGACGATTATGTGGTCAAACCCTTTAATCTCGAAGAATTAATCGCTCGAATTCGGGCTTTGCTGCGCCGGGGTAAGACAACTTTGTCGAGTACAAATTTGACATGGGAAAAACTGCAAGTCAACCCGGACACTACGGAAGTAACTTATGCCGAAAAAGTGCTGCACCTGACTCCCAAAGAGTACAATTTGCTAGAACTTTTCCTGAGAAATCCCCGGCGCATTTTCAGTCGCAGCGCCATCCTCGATCGCATTTGGTCGGCCGGCGAATTTCCTCAAGAAGAAGCCGTTACCGCTCACATCAAGGGGCTGCGGCAGAAGCTGAAAGCAGCCGGGATGACAGTAGATTTAGTGGAAACCGTGTACGGATTGGGCTATCGGCTCAAAAGTCTGCCGGAGGAGATTGAGAGCCAACAAGTTGGGCAGGAAACGGCAGAAACTGCTAAAACTCAAGAGACTTTATCGACTGAATCCAGCGGGTCGAGCCAGGAATTAAACAAAGACGAACGCCGTCTCAAAGTCTTGAATGCGATTGCCCAAATGCGGGGCAATTTAAAAGCTAATTTTATAGAAAAGGTGGCGATATTTGATCGCGCAATCGCTCAACTGAAAAACGGAAGCTTGGAGGGCGAAGTGCGCGAGGAAGCCCAGGCTCAAGCTCACAAATTAGTCGGTTCTTTGGGAACGTTAGGCCTGCCGAAAGGTTCGGAGTTTGCACGCCAGATAGAACATTTGTTCAAGGCTGAAAACATCTTGAAACCGGGGACGGCTCAGCAGATTGAGGGATTTCTGCATAAGCTCAAACAGATATTCGATCACCCGTCGCCCGAACCAGAAGGCGATTTGGTTCCTGCGGTTTCCCAAAAGCGCCGAATGCTGATTGTTGATGATGATACTTTTGGGAGCGATCAACTGAAAACATTAGCATCCGGTTCCGGCTTCCAGATAGAAGTTGCCAACTCTCCGCAAGCGGCAAGAAATGCGATTTCTCAACAGCCTCCCGACGCGATTTTGCTGGATTTGACATTTTCCCGATCTCAGGAAAACGGACTTTCTCTCTTAGCCGAACTCCGCAGTGAAAAGCCCGAAATTCCGGTGATGGTTTTTAGCGGACACAATCAATTGAGCGATCGAATAGAAGTTGCTCGTTTGGGAGCTTCGGGCTTTTTACACAAATCTATGCCCCCAGCAGATATACTCAAAGCAGTCGCCCAACTAATCGACCAGACTGGCCCTGCTGAAGCTAAAGTTATGGTGGTAGACGATGACGTGCATCTATTGGCTGCACTGCAAGTGATTCTACAACCTTGGGGATTTCAAGTAACAACCTTGGACGATCCCGAAAAGTTCTGGGAGGTACTCGAAACGACTTGTCCGGATTTGCTAATTTTAGATGTGGAGATGCCCGGTTACAGCGGTATCGAGCTGTGTTTGGCAGTTCGCAACGATTTGCGCTGGAGCAAGCTCCCAGTGCTATTTTTGACAGCTCATTCCGAATCGGAAACAGTGCGCCAAATGTTTGTCGCAGGTGCTGACGACTACGTGAACAAGCCGATCGTGAAACCGGAATTAATTGCTCGCCTCTTGAATCGTTTGGAGCGAACTCAACTCAGAAACAGACTGGCTCAGGCACAGCGCTAA
- a CDS encoding chemotaxis protein: MSNPTQLTPDFTIGHLPCHDFQVSAATPGQVVAERFEQEPDLPGVIITHESQVLGMISRVKFREQMSFPDRVKLYGSHPIRALLDFIRIPPLVLSENWKVDDAVQASFNRHKDLIYEPIIVVMENQSHRLLDVQTLVIAQSRILAQANKVIQRYRVERHKYLALLQQEQAKVHECNELLKFQQRQTEKLHTNPSSQQVALVKQAEEIAQMNQRFVRIAKLISSEGRQAFQATFQGANSICNNTDKILGVGKAIANDLETVNRTSRTIREAIEQVRHLAVQVAVVTNQMGSQPSGLSKVSLEIGRLASKTFELGTQMEQIASRFKLRVHELTEAARAGANVAKSVTIKIDRAEMALLELEELIAEKNFNSLTAIQEPLRVIKNVTADSLVREREHAEVAVSELKDLVKHQDSSQYLIQKIQQALKSKKP; encoded by the coding sequence ATGAGCAATCCAACTCAACTCACCCCCGATTTCACGATCGGACATCTGCCGTGTCACGACTTCCAAGTGAGCGCTGCAACTCCAGGACAGGTAGTGGCTGAAAGATTTGAGCAAGAACCAGACCTGCCGGGAGTCATTATTACTCATGAATCACAAGTATTGGGCATGATTTCTCGCGTCAAATTTCGAGAGCAAATGAGTTTTCCCGATCGCGTAAAACTTTACGGGTCACACCCGATTCGAGCCTTATTAGATTTTATTAGAATTCCGCCTTTGGTGCTTTCGGAAAACTGGAAAGTTGACGATGCCGTGCAAGCCTCTTTCAACAGGCACAAAGACTTGATTTATGAACCGATTATTGTGGTAATGGAAAACCAAAGCCACCGCCTTTTGGACGTTCAAACTCTGGTAATTGCCCAGTCGAGAATTTTAGCGCAAGCTAACAAAGTTATTCAAAGATACCGAGTAGAAAGACACAAGTATTTGGCGCTACTTCAACAAGAACAGGCTAAGGTTCACGAATGTAATGAGCTTTTAAAATTTCAACAACGTCAAACCGAAAAATTGCATACCAATCCTAGTTCCCAGCAAGTGGCACTGGTTAAACAAGCTGAAGAAATTGCTCAAATGAATCAGCGATTTGTGAGGATTGCGAAACTGATTTCTTCGGAAGGTCGCCAAGCATTTCAAGCTACTTTTCAAGGTGCTAATTCTATTTGCAACAATACAGATAAAATTTTGGGCGTGGGCAAAGCAATAGCTAATGATTTAGAAACGGTTAACCGCACTTCCCGAACCATCCGGGAGGCGATCGAACAAGTCAGGCATTTAGCAGTACAGGTAGCTGTAGTTACCAATCAAATGGGAAGTCAGCCCAGCGGTCTGAGCAAAGTGAGTCTAGAAATTGGCAGACTGGCAAGTAAAACTTTTGAATTGGGGACTCAAATGGAGCAAATTGCCAGTCGGTTTAAACTTCGAGTTCACGAACTCACGGAGGCAGCAAGAGCGGGTGCTAATGTGGCTAAATCCGTGACGATCAAGATCGATCGCGCAGAAATGGCTCTGTTAGAGTTGGAAGAATTAATAGCGGAAAAAAATTTCAATTCATTGACCGCTATCCAAGAACCTTTGAGAGTCATAAAAAATGTTACCGCTGATTCTTTAGTTCGAGAGAGAGAACACGCCGAAGTAGCGGTTTCCGAGTTGAAAGACTTAGTTAAACATCAAGATTCCTCGCAATATCTGATTCAAAAAATTCAGCAGGCGCTGAAGTCCAAAAAACCATAA